The sequence below is a genomic window from Bacillota bacterium.
GGGGGCGATGGTCGCCCGGACGTGGCCGGCGACGTCGTCGACCGGGGCCCCGAGGGTCACCTGGCGGCCGTCGACGAAGGCGACCTGTTCCTTGAGCTTGAGCGAAGTGACGGGCATGGGCTTTACCTCCTAGCGAGTCAGGGCCCAGACGGCCAGGCCGGCGCAGATCGTGGAGAGGAGGGTAATGACGGTCAGAATAGACCAGGTCGGCCGGCCGGCAAACTGGTCGAGCCTCTTCCAGATCTTGTCGAGGCTGGTGGTTTGGCGTTCCTCGTGATCCTCGAACGTCTCCTTGAGGGCCTTGATCTTCTCCTCGTGCTGGCCGACCACGACGGCCAGGTCCTTGGCGGCAATCTCTCTCACTTGATCGTCTCCTCCCCGAGGGCCTTCCGGGCGAGGTTCGTCATGGCTAGGTTGATCCGGTCGATCTCGGCCCTCTTCTGTTGTGGGGTCATGGTCTTGGAGAACTCGACCTTTGAGCGCAACTGGCGGAGGTCGGAGAGGGCCTGGCGGTAGTCGCGGAGGCGGCTGAGGCGGGTCCCTTCCTCCCGACGGAGCTTGGTGCCACCCTTCTTGGAGGTCTGGTACTTCTTCTCCAGGGCATCAGCTTCGCGGTAGAAGCGGTCGATGGAGGCGCTGCTCGTCTGGGGCGTCTCGACGGCAAAGGCCTTGGCGATGGGGATTTCGGAGAGGGTCCGGGCGGGCTTGGCGACCGGCTTCGCCACGCCGGCGGCGACGAGCCCCGCGTCGGCCAGGTCAACCCCATACTTTCCGAGGCCTCCGAGGACCTCCCGGATGGTGTTGTCGATCTTGCGCGGGGAGAGGTTGGTGGCCTTACCGATCAGCTTGGCCGTCTCCGACGTCGCCGCCCCATATTGGCGCCATGCCTCAAGACCGGTCTCGCCCTCGGGGACGATTGAAACGCCGGTCCTGAGATCCCTGTTGGCCCAGGCCTCGATGGCCCAAACAGCGGCGGTCGGGATGAAGCCGGGGGTGCCGGCGTCGAACAGGGTCTTGGCCAAGCCGTCCATAGCCTTCGGGTCCTTCTCCTTGAGCCAGGTCAGGGTCCGCTCTGGGATGGTCCCGAAGATGACGCCAAGCTCGAAGGGCTTTGGAATGGAGATGAACCGGGTGGCCTTGACGATCGAGCCGTCCTTCTGCTTGACGTCCTTGGTGCCGGCGGGGATGTTCCAGAAGAGGTCCTTCCGCCACGAGGGCAACTCGTCATAAAAGGGGTCGTCCTTGTTGACCATCCACAGGAGCATCGAGGGGAGGGTGATGGCCAGGGTGGCCTTGACGGTCGTGCCCGCGGGGTTCTCCAGGAAGGCGCGGCGCATCTTGTCCATACCCTGGACCGAGGCGTTGGAGAAGGCGACGAGGCGGTTCCATGTACCCATCTTCGTGCCCTTCCGGGCGAAGTCGACGGTGATGTCCCGGGCGGCCAGGGCGGCCTTCATCAGGCCCTCACGGCTCGTCCCCTCCTTGGCCAGGGCCCGCTCGAACTCGCCGAGTCTGGTCCCGACCTCCATCAACTCGGAGATCTCCTGGAGGGTCTGCACCGGATGGCGGAAGGCGTTGACGAAGGCGTTCTTGTTCTCGAGGAGCTTTCTCAGGGTCCCCTGGAGGTACTCCCGGTCCAGACTGACCAGGGCGCTGTGGCCGGCCCCCGACTCCAGGTAGAGTTGGTACAACTCGTCCTGGTTGACGGCGTGCATGATCCCCTTGACTAGGTCGACCCCGGGCACGAACCCGTACTTCGAGTAGATCAGGGCGGACAGTTGGTCGCGGATGGGATTGCGGACGATGAAGTCGGGGCTCAGGGTGGCGCCTGCGCGGAGGAGGCTGGCCGGGTAGCTCAGGATCTTGACGATGGTATCGGCGCCCTTCTCGTCGAGCGACAGGACGGCCTGGTAGAGGTCGGGGTCGCGGACCTGGTAGTGGACCGGCTGGCCGTCGCGGTAGGTGGTGAGGACGTTCTCCTTCGACGGGGCCTTGCCGAGGTCATCGACCCTGGAGAGCCACCACCCGCCACCCTCGGTCTTGTCGGCCAGGTCGGCCAGGGCCCGGCCGGCCCGGTTGTTGTCGGCGAGCTTCGTAAACAGGTAGATGTCCTTGACCGTCGACTCCAGGGGGTCGATGATCTCCCTACTGGAGCCGGTGATCGAGTGGATGGCCTTGGGGAGGTCGGCGAAGCCCTTGGGGCCGCCGGCCTTCTGGCCGAGGTTCAGGGCGTCTTCGAAGACCCGCTTGAACGGGACGTAGTCCTTGTTCAGGGCCTCGATCTTGGCGGCGTCAGCGGCGCTGATCCGGCCGGAGTCGACCACGTCCATCAGGCTGGCGTGATACTCCTCTGGAGGCCGTCGAAGGCCTTGCGGAACTCGGGCGTGTCGAGCGACCTAAAAGCGGCCTGGACGTCGCCGGAATACGTCCCCTTGCCGAGGCCGTGCTCGATCTCCCGGGACTCGAGTTCGACAGCCCGGCGGGCGGCCATGTAGGCCTGGAAGTCGTCAATCTTGCCGGCGACGGGCTTGAAGACGGCGTCAAGTCCCTGGGTCTCCTTCTTGAGGGTAATGGGGTTCCGGTGCCCAA
It includes:
- a CDS encoding LPD38 domain-containing protein; the encoded protein is MDVVDSGRISAADAAKIEALNKDYVPFKRVFEDALNLGQKAGGPKGFADLPKAIHSITGSSREIIDPLESTVKDIYLFTKLADNNRAGRALADLADKTEGGGWWLSRVDDLGKAPSKENVLTTYRDGQPVHYQVRDPDLYQAVLSLDEKGADTIVKILSYPASLLRAGATLSPDFIVRNPIRDQLSALIYSKYGFVPGVDLVKGIMHAVNQDELYQLYLESGAGHSALVSLDREYLQGTLRKLLENKNAFVNAFRHPVQTLQEISELMEVGTRLGEFERALAKEGTSREGLMKAALAARDITVDFARKGTKMGTWNRLVAFSNASVQGMDKMRRAFLENPAGTTVKATLAITLPSMLLWMVNKDDPFYDELPSWRKDLFWNIPAGTKDVKQKDGSIVKATRFISIPKPFELGVIFGTIPERTLTWLKEKDPKAMDGLAKTLFDAGTPGFIPTAAVWAIEAWANRDLRTGVSIVPEGETGLEAWRQYGAATSETAKLIGKATNLSPRKIDNTIREVLGGLGKYGVDLADAGLVAAGVAKPVAKPARTLSEIPIAKAFAVETPQTSSASIDRFYREADALEKKYQTSKKGGTKLRREEGTRLSRLRDYRQALSDLRQLRSKVEFSKTMTPQQKRAEIDRINLAMTNLARKALGEETIK